From a single Candidatus Zixiibacteriota bacterium genomic region:
- the tilS gene encoding tRNA lysidine(34) synthetase TilS encodes MRKLLTKIESSNRRYKLFAKNDKILIALSGGPDSIALFHLLDYLTPKYSLSLSAAHIDHSLRPESAEERQFCRLLCRAHGVSFHSKKLNIKTLAKRQKMSLELTSRQCRYAYFQQLCEKHGYTKIATGHTADDSAETIMLNLVRGAHLAGLGGIPPRRENIIRPLIEINKSAILDFLKKYGLSCRLDLSNLENDYSRNIIRNKVFPVLKKINPQAMRNISRAGQNISDSMKVIEDKVRELYDRHLVSESNKQITLDLRKLPDYYKSLESWIILRAYSLLTGELRHPDSERLMQAANLSRSGAVAFLNDGVIAVNNSGRIILSRPPVKIVRISLRKGETVKLGETDLTIKSEILDDFSFDDIRNNKDESTAYLDNAKLGGLTVRSLIKGDRFKPLGFDGTKKAADYLNDKGVPGKFKSAIPIVASGRDIVWVAGYGIADKAKVTRKTRQVLKLKLLSER; translated from the coding sequence ATGCGGAAACTTCTAACAAAAATTGAATCGTCCAACCGGCGGTATAAATTATTTGCTAAAAACGATAAAATTCTTATCGCCCTTTCGGGAGGTCCCGATTCGATAGCTCTTTTCCATCTGCTTGATTATCTGACGCCCAAATACAGTCTTTCGCTGAGCGCCGCTCATATCGACCATAGCCTGCGTCCCGAATCAGCAGAGGAAAGGCAGTTTTGTCGCCTATTATGCCGCGCTCATGGTGTAAGTTTTCACTCAAAGAAGCTGAATATCAAGACCCTGGCCAAACGCCAAAAAATGAGCCTCGAACTGACAAGCCGTCAATGCCGCTATGCTTATTTTCAGCAGTTATGCGAAAAACATGGTTATACGAAAATCGCCACCGGCCATACGGCGGATGACAGCGCCGAAACAATTATGCTGAATCTTGTTCGAGGAGCGCACTTAGCCGGTTTAGGCGGAATCCCGCCGCGGCGGGAAAATATTATCAGACCCTTAATCGAGATAAATAAATCAGCTATTCTCGATTTTCTCAAAAAGTATGGTCTTTCATGCAGATTAGATTTATCTAATCTTGAAAACGATTACAGTCGGAATATTATCAGGAATAAAGTATTCCCTGTCTTAAAAAAAATCAATCCTCAAGCTATGCGAAATATTTCTCGGGCTGGCCAGAATATCAGCGATAGTATGAAAGTTATTGAGGATAAAGTACGGGAATTATACGACCGGCATCTTGTAAGCGAGTCTAATAAGCAGATTACGCTTGATTTACGGAAGCTACCCGATTATTATAAAAGCTTGGAATCCTGGATAATTTTAAGGGCTTATTCGCTATTAACAGGCGAGTTAAGACACCCGGATTCGGAAAGATTGATGCAAGCAGCTAATCTTAGCAGAAGCGGTGCTGTCGCTTTTTTAAATGATGGAGTTATTGCTGTAAATAATTCCGGCAGGATAATTTTAAGCAGACCGCCTGTCAAGATTGTGCGTATAAGCTTAAGAAAAGGAGAGACAGTTAAGCTTGGCGAAACTGATTTGACAATAAAGTCTGAAATTTTAGATGATTTCAGCTTTGATGACATTAGAAACAACAAAGATGAGTCAACAGCTTATCTCGATAATGCTAAACTTGGCGGTTTAACTGTCAGAAGCTTGATAAAGGGCGATAGATTCAAACCGCTGGGCTTTGACGGCACAAAGAAAGCCGCGGATTATTTAAACGACAAGGGAGTTCCCGGAAAATTCAAATCAGCAATACCAATTGTGGCATCCGGCCGCGATATAGTATGGGTTGCCGGCTATGGTATAGCTGATAAAGCTAAAGTTACCCGAAAAACCAGGCAGGTACTAAAACTTAAACTATTATCAGAAAGATAA
- a CDS encoding 4Fe-4S binding protein has translation MKNIAGIFVNSIAIIFLVGLFGLGSGLIAGSNIYDSNTSTDDSTIIQNDDSDEFGEFEEFDDNKGADKFDEFENLNQPGVCSGKSCLLYNQHVSEVKTKALYWVLGVLAAVVLAGFLVRFKTTRSLRGIFLIASIAVLGFYKGACPCPISSFSNLILWFSGVDIPWQTLVWFLGLIPITYLLGKVWCGWICHLGALQEILFLPGRFEIFRSERAQKVMKTIRLLLLATLIIQLLTTKTYLFSKIDPFKVAFNLMSINLAGWLLLALLLLSSLFIYRPFCKAACPIGLVLGWLSKVPGASVIGVKSDCSGCKVCSKTCTMDAIIRKDNYNVLDNKECIACGDCIDACKKDGLAFVRKGKENNDKVILKRKCKH, from the coding sequence ATGAAAAATATCGCCGGAATTTTTGTCAATAGTATAGCCATCATTTTTTTAGTCGGATTATTCGGTCTTGGTTCGGGTTTAATAGCCGGTTCAAATATTTATGATTCTAATACTTCAACTGATGATTCCACTATCATTCAAAATGATGATTCGGATGAATTCGGCGAATTTGAGGAATTCGATGATAATAAAGGGGCTGATAAATTTGACGAGTTTGAAAACCTCAACCAGCCCGGCGTATGTAGTGGAAAATCATGCCTTCTTTATAATCAGCATGTATCGGAGGTTAAGACTAAGGCTTTATATTGGGTTTTAGGTGTTTTAGCGGCTGTTGTTTTGGCTGGTTTTCTTGTTCGATTTAAAACGACTCGCAGCCTCAGGGGGATATTCTTAATTGCCTCAATTGCTGTATTAGGCTTCTATAAGGGAGCATGCCCTTGTCCAATCTCCAGTTTCAGCAATCTCATTCTATGGTTTAGCGGTGTTGACATACCCTGGCAAACGCTTGTCTGGTTCCTCGGTTTGATACCGATAACATATCTTTTGGGCAAGGTTTGGTGCGGCTGGATTTGTCATCTCGGAGCCTTGCAGGAAATTTTATTTCTGCCCGGCAGGTTTGAGATATTCAGAAGCGAGCGCGCTCAGAAAGTAATGAAAACAATTCGGCTGCTGCTGCTGGCGACTTTAATAATCCAACTTCTGACAACAAAAACCTATCTTTTCAGTAAAATCGATCCATTTAAAGTTGCCTTTAACCTGATGTCGATAAATTTAGCCGGCTGGCTGCTTCTGGCGCTTTTGCTTCTCAGCTCGCTGTTTATCTATCGCCCCTTTTGCAAAGCCGCCTGCCCGATAGGCTTAGTTCTTGGCTGGCTAAGCAAAGTTCCCGGCGCTTCCGTAATCGGCGTAAAAAGCGATTGCAGCGGCTGCAAAGTATGCAGTAAAACCTGTACTATGGATGCGATAATCAGAAAAGATAATTACAATGTGCTTGATAATAAAGAGTGCATTGCCTGCGGCGATTGCATTGATGCCTGTAAAAAAGATGGTTTGGCATTTGTAAGAAAGGGCAAAGAGAATAATGATAAGGTTATCCTTAAAAGAAAATGTAAGCATTAG
- a CDS encoding 6-phosphofructokinase, with the protein MANIRNKKGVIAILTGGGDVPGLNPAIRAITIRAIREGYKVIGIRRGWAGLVELIRDKDADNSDNYQILTEEIVNRAGRTGGTFLHSSRTHPGHVDKANIPDYLKDDYKDEKNDLTSEVIKNLDYLGIDCLFPMGGDDTLSYGVRLFREGVNVIAIPKTMDNDVPGTDYCIGFSTCVTRTIMMTQSLRTSAGSHERFLVLEVFGRYAGFTAMLPTMAGAANRCVIPEYKFNMERLTELLVADRRINSSSYSVVLVSEGAMFEGSDMIYQDTAKDAYGHSKLGGIGNLVSEKLKELSPKFNNGKPIDVIHQKLGYLVRGGDPDAIDSIVPMAYGNLALDLLLKGVHGRLVVLKNGRYDNMPIDVVTATKKFVNVEKHYNTDRLRPHYKSFEMQPLFIMTSE; encoded by the coding sequence GTGGCAAATATAAGAAATAAAAAAGGCGTAATTGCGATTCTAACCGGCGGTGGAGATGTTCCGGGACTGAATCCGGCAATCAGGGCAATTACTATCAGAGCTATCAGGGAGGGCTATAAGGTAATCGGTATCCGTAGAGGATGGGCTGGTTTAGTTGAATTAATTCGTGATAAGGATGCCGATAATAGCGATAATTATCAGATACTAACCGAAGAAATCGTTAATAGAGCAGGCAGAACCGGCGGTACGTTCCTGCATAGCTCTCGCACACACCCCGGCCATGTTGATAAAGCAAATATCCCGGATTATCTGAAGGATGATTATAAAGATGAAAAAAATGATTTAACTTCGGAAGTTATAAAAAATCTGGATTATTTAGGTATCGATTGCCTTTTCCCTATGGGCGGCGATGATACTCTCAGCTATGGCGTCCGTCTATTTAGAGAAGGTGTCAATGTGATTGCCATACCTAAAACTATGGATAATGATGTTCCCGGTACGGATTACTGCATAGGCTTCAGCACCTGCGTTACCCGGACTATAATGATGACCCAAAGCTTGCGAACATCCGCGGGTTCGCATGAAAGATTCTTGGTTTTAGAGGTTTTTGGCCGTTATGCCGGCTTTACCGCTATGCTGCCGACCATGGCTGGTGCTGCAAACCGTTGTGTTATACCGGAATATAAGTTCAACATGGAAAGGTTAACCGAACTGTTAGTTGCCGACCGTCGAATCAATTCGAGCAGCTACTCGGTTGTTTTGGTCTCCGAGGGCGCCATGTTTGAAGGCAGCGATATGATTTACCAGGATACAGCCAAAGATGCTTACGGTCATTCCAAATTGGGCGGCATCGGCAACCTCGTTTCGGAAAAGCTTAAAGAGTTGTCTCCAAAATTCAATAACGGCAAACCGATAGATGTTATTCATCAAAAACTGGGCTACCTTGTGCGCGGCGGCGATCCCGATGCCATCGATTCTATTGTACCAATGGCGTACGGCAATCTGGCTTTGGACTTGCTCCTTAAGGGCGTTCACGGCCGCTTAGTGGTTTTGAAAAACGGACGGTATGACAACATGCCTATTGATGTTGTTACCGCTACTAAGAAATTTGTTAATGTAGAAAAACATTATAATACAGACCGTCTGCGGCCTCACTATAAGAGTTTCGAGATGCAGCCCTTGTTTATTATGACCAGCGAGTGA
- the hpt gene encoding hypoxanthine phosphoribosyltransferase: MKVLFSKRKLASKVKALAKQIKADYNDRNPVFIGILKGSFIFMADLIREFEKECELDFMAVASYGIHQTGSGVVRLIKDININIKNREVLIVEDIIDTGLTSNYVRQYLELRNPKSIEFVTLLNKQDARNIEIDVKYIGFSIPNKFVVGYGLDCAEQYRQLSYIAEYEDKDKERNE, from the coding sequence ATGAAAGTTCTATTCTCAAAAAGAAAATTGGCGTCTAAAGTGAAAGCTTTAGCTAAACAGATAAAAGCCGATTACAATGACAGGAATCCGGTTTTTATTGGTATTTTAAAGGGCAGTTTTATATTTATGGCTGATCTTATAAGAGAATTTGAGAAAGAATGCGAATTGGATTTCATGGCAGTAGCCAGTTACGGCATCCATCAGACAGGCTCAGGAGTTGTGCGGCTAATCAAAGATATTAATATTAATATTAAAAATCGCGAGGTTTTAATTGTTGAAGATATAATTGATACCGGACTAACATCTAATTATGTTAGGCAATACTTGGAATTAAGGAACCCTAAATCTATCGAGTTTGTTACTCTGCTTAATAAACAGGATGCGCGAAATATTGAAATTGACGTGAAATACATTGGTTTTTCGATTCCGAATAAGTTCGTTGTTGGCTATGGTCTCGATTGCGCCGAACAATATAGACAGCTGTCTTATATAGCGGAATATGAAGATAAAGATAAAGAGAGGAATGAGTGA
- a CDS encoding 4Fe-4S binding protein has translation MDESKKQNRREFLKKASVLTIGGTLVSAIPLLSSCGLDPYSTYKIYANNCIGCGDCLKYCFYDAIILPQLSNYSITIDDCVECAECVPVCPENAISIADIYYSIDPNICVECGDCMPICPENAINIAIIYFLIDSDNCRDCGQCVPVCPENAIDISVIDHIINSDNCRDCGQCVPQCEQSAIDISVIDHIINSDNCRDCGQCAPNCEQNAIDISVINHIINIDNCRDCGQCVPNCEQNAIEISMVNYYVYYTDCYGCGDCIDVCQNQGNCISYINGTSEYFVRNSCGCTPRYCRDACPEHAITIVGGKAVINHDLCTRCGICVSACPWGKIVPSRVQIDNDSCIRCGECVPVCPPNAILRDVPPDYEEPRINSELCNNCGNCIEQEFCQYGAIEKDIPDDYHEPVINQNLCINCGDCIEQEFCQYGSIEKDIPDDYHEPTINQSLCTNCGECIEQEFCQYGAIEKDIPDDYHEPTINQELCTNCGECIDQNACEYGAILKEIPQDHHEPHIDSDLCNKCGVCIKENACDYNAIIKNIPDDYAQPRINPALCDSCGDCIENDACRYDAITRELFRAVIDPDNCSSCGKCESHCRFGAIYQD, from the coding sequence ATGGATGAATCAAAAAAACAAAATAGAAGGGAATTCCTAAAAAAGGCATCGGTCTTAACTATAGGAGGAACGCTTGTTTCGGCAATTCCTCTTCTTTCAAGCTGCGGCTTGGATCCATACTCAACCTATAAAATATATGCTAATAATTGTATCGGCTGCGGCGACTGTCTCAAGTATTGCTTTTACGATGCCATCATCCTACCTCAACTGTCCAATTATTCAATTACAATAGATGATTGTGTCGAGTGCGCCGAATGTGTGCCTGTTTGCCCCGAAAACGCTATTAGCATCGCCGATATATATTACTCTATCGACCCAAACATCTGTGTCGAATGCGGCGACTGTATGCCAATCTGCCCGGAAAATGCCATTAACATTGCGATTATCTATTTCCTTATCGATTCTGATAACTGCCGTGATTGCGGGCAATGCGTGCCGGTCTGTCCCGAAAATGCGATTGATATTTCCGTTATCGATCACATTATTAATTCCGACAACTGCCGCGACTGCGGGCAATGCGTACCTCAATGCGAACAAAGCGCCATAGATATTTCCGTTATTGATCACATCATTAATTCCGACAATTGCCGCGACTGCGGGCAATGCGCGCCCAATTGCGAACAGAATGCTATAGATATATCCGTAATCAATCACATTATCAACATTGACAACTGCCGCGACTGCGGGCAATGTGTGCCCAATTGCGAACAGAATGCTATCGAGATATCGATGGTAAACTATTATGTTTATTATACTGATTGTTATGGATGCGGCGACTGTATAGATGTCTGTCAGAATCAGGGCAATTGTATATCTTATATAAACGGCACCAGCGAATATTTTGTTCGAAACAGCTGCGGTTGTACGCCGCGATATTGCAGAGATGCCTGCCCTGAGCATGCCATTACTATTGTCGGGGGAAAAGCCGTTATCAATCATGACTTATGCACCCGATGCGGGATATGTGTATCCGCCTGCCCATGGGGCAAAATAGTCCCCTCGAGAGTTCAAATCGACAACGATAGTTGTATCCGCTGCGGTGAATGCGTACCGGTTTGCCCTCCGAATGCTATTTTGAGAGATGTGCCGCCGGACTATGAGGAACCGAGAATCAATAGCGAACTATGCAACAACTGCGGCAACTGCATCGAGCAGGAATTCTGCCAGTACGGCGCTATTGAAAAAGATATTCCCGATGATTATCACGAGCCGGTTATCAATCAAAATCTTTGCATAAATTGCGGCGACTGTATCGAGCAGGAATTCTGTCAGTACGGTTCAATTGAAAAAGATATTCCCGATGATTATCACGAGCCAACTATCAATCAAAGTTTATGCACAAATTGCGGCGAGTGTATCGAGCAGGAATTTTGCCAGTACGGCGCAATTGAAAAAGATATTCCCGATGATTATCACGAGCCGACTATTAATCAGGAGTTATGCACAAACTGCGGCGAGTGTATCGATCAAAACGCCTGCGAATATGGGGCGATTCTAAAAGAAATCCCTCAAGACCATCATGAACCTCATATTGATTCCGATTTATGCAATAAGTGCGGCGTTTGTATAAAAGAAAATGCCTGCGATTATAACGCCATTATAAAAAACATTCCCGATGATTATGCTCAACCCAGAATCAATCCGGCCTTATGCGATAGCTGCGGCGATTGCATAGAGAATGATGCCTGCAGATACGATGCGATTACCAGAGAGCTTTTCAGGGCGGTTATCGACCCTGATAACTGCTCCAGCTGCGGGAAATGTGAAAGTCATTGCCGGTTTGGCGCGATATATCAGGATTAA